In the genome of Achromobacter sp. MFA1 R4, the window CGCCGCGCAATTGCCCGACAGCAACCCGGTCAAGAAGTCGGCCCTGGCCTACGTCGAAACCTACGAAAAGGCCCACGGCGCCGGTTCGACCAACACGTTCGGCGGCCACATGTGGGACGCCGGCCAACTGGTCGTGGCCGCCTTGCCCGTGGCCCTGAAGACGGGCGCCAAGCCCGGCACGCCGGAATTCCGCGCCGCGATGCGCGACGCGCTGGAAGGCGTGAAGGACCTGGCCGTTTCGCAAGGCGTGTTCAACATGTCGCCCACGGACCACGCCGGCTTTGACGAGCGTTCGCGCGTCATGGTCAAGGTGGAAAACGGCAAGTGGGTCTACCAGCCCGGCCTGTGATTCCCCAGATTGCCCGCGATCGGGCCGCCCGGTCGCGGGTAGCCCTATCGCGGGCAGCCCTATCCCGGGCCGCCCTATCCAAGGGCGCTCGGCGCGCGGCGGCTCACCGTTTGCCGCGCAGCCCGTCAGTACGTCGCACCGGCCTTTCCGGCCGGTGTGTCGTATCAGTGTTCCGAATGGGGTCGGGACACCAAGAAACCACAAGGTAGTTGTTCGATGGATTCATCAATTGCGCTGATCCTGCTGCAAGACGGTGTCGTCAACGGCGCCATCTATGCCCTGCTGGGCATGGCTCTGGTGCTGGTTTTCGCCGTCACGCGCGTCATTTTCATTCCCCAGGGCGAGTTCGTGGCGTTCGGCGCCCTGACCCTGGCCATGCTGGTGGACGGCAAAGTGCCGGGCACCGCCTATCTGCTGCCGCTGCTGGGACTCGTCTGCCTGGCGCTCGAACTGCTGCGGGCGCTGCGCACCCGCAACGCCGCGGGCCTGCCTCAAACCATTGCCACCTGCGTCGTGCTGCCGCTGGCGCTGTTCTGGCTGACCAAGAGCTACACCGCCCCGGACAACTCGCTGTGGCTGAACATGCTGCTGACGCTGTTCCTGGTGATCCCCATGGGTCCGATGGTCTATCGCATCGTCTACCAGCCGCTCGCCGAAGCCACCGTGCTGGTGCTGCTGATCGTCTCGGTCGCCGTGCACTTCGCGTTGATGGGCCTGGCGCTCGTGTTCTTCGGCGCCGAGGGCTGGCGCACGCCGGCGTTCGTCAGCGGGCAGGTCGACCTGGGATTCATGTCCTGGTCGGCGCAAAGCCTCTTCGTGGTCGCCACCTGCGCGCTGCTCATCCTGGCCCTGTGGCTGTTCTTCGGCAAGACGCTGTACGGCCGCGCGCTGCGCGCCACCGCCGTCAACCGCCGCGGCGCGCGGCTGGTGGGCATCAGCACCAATATGTCGGGTACGCTGACGTTCACGCTGGCCGTGGGCATCGGCGCGGTGTCCGGCATGCTGATCGCGCCCATCACCACCGTTTACTACGACACCGGTTTCCTCATCGGCCTGAAGGGCTTCGTGGGCGCCATCATCGGCGGCCTGGCCAGCTATCCCATCGCGGCGGCGGGCTCGCTGCTCGTCGGCGTGCTGGAATCGTTCTCTTCGTTCTGGGCCAGCGCCTACAAGGAAGTGATCGTCTTCACCCTGATCATTCCGGTTCTCGTCTGGCGTTCGTTCAGCACCCATCACGCGGACGAAGAGGAATAAAGCCATGAACCGCATTCTGCTTGCCGTATTTCTCGTCGTCCTGGCGGGCCTGCCGCTGGTGTCGGCCACGCCCGAGTTCTGGGTGACACAGCTCAACTACATCGGTCTGGCCAGCCTGGTCGTGCTGGGCCTCGTCCTGCTGACCGGCGTGGGCGGCCTGACGTCCTTCGGCCAGGCGGCCTTCGTGGGCCTGGGCGCCTACACCACCGCCTACCTGACCACGCAATACGACGTGTCGCCCTGGCTGGCGCTGCCCGCCGGCCTGGTGCTGACCGCCGTGGTGGCCTACCTGCTGGGCGCGATCACGCTGCGCCTGTCCGGCCATTACCTGCCGCTGGGCACCATCGCCTGGGGCCTGTCGCTGTATTACCTCTTTGGCAACATCGACTGGCTGGGCAAGCATGACGGCATTGCCGGCATCGAGCCCATCAGCATCTTCGGCATCTCGCTGGCCAGCGGCCGCCACATCTACTACCTGATCTGGGTGTTCGTGCTGCTGGCGCTGTGGGCCACCCGAAACCTGCTCAACTCGCGTCCGGGCCGGGCCATCCGCGCCCTCAAGAGCGGGGCGGGCATGGCCGAGTCCATGGGCGTCAACACGGCGGCCTACAAGATTGTGATCTTCGTGTGGGCGGCCTTGCTGGCCTGCGTGTCGGGCTGGCTGTATGCCCACATGCAGCGCGCCGTCAGTCCCAGCCCCTTCGGCCTGAACTACGGCATCGAATACCTGTTCATGGCGGTGGTCGGCGGCGCCGGCTACGTCTGGGGCGCCTTGCTCGGCTCCAGCGTCATCCTGGTGCTGAAAGACCAGTTGCAGAACCTGCTGCCCAGGCTGCTGGACACCAACGCCAACTTCGAGATGATCGTCTTCGGCGTGCTGTTGATCCTGATGCTGCAGTTCGCCCGCAACGGCCTGTGGCCGATCCTGGCGGGCTGGTGGGGCAGCGTCACCGGCGCGGACGGATCGCGCCGCAACCTGGCGCCGCCCGCATCGGCGCCGGCGCTGCCGTCGCGCGAGCGCCCGCAAGCCGGCCAGGTGGTGCTGGAGGTCGACGCCATCCGCAAGGAATTCGGCGGACTGGTCGCCGTCAACGACATTTCCTTCAAGGTCAGCTCCGGCGAGATCATGGGCCTGATCGGCCCGAACGGCGCCGGCAAGAGCACCACCTTCAACCTGATCAGCGGCGTGCTGCCGGTGACGCGCGGCCAGGTCACGTTCATGGGCCAACGCATCGACAACCGCTCGGCGCGCGAGATCGCCAAGATGGGCGTGGGCCGCACGTTCCAGCACGTCCAGCTCCTGCCGGGCATGACCGTGCTGGAAAACGTGGCGCTGGGCGCGCATCTGCGCTCGGACGTCGGCGTGCTGTCCGGCGCCCTGCACTCGGACCGCGCCCGCGAGGCGCAGCTCCTGCATGAAGCTGCCCAGCAGCTCAAGCGGGTGGGCCTGGGCGAATTCCTGTACGAGCAGGCGGGCAACCTTGCGCTCGGCCAGCAGCGCATCCTGGAAATCGCGCGGGCGCTTGCCTGCGATCCGGTGCTGCTGCTGCTGGACGAACCGGCTGCCGGCTTGCGCTACAAGGAAAAGCAGGACCTGGCGCGCGTGCTGGAACAGCTTCGCGCGGAAGGCATGAGCATTCTGCTCGTCGAACATGACATGGATTTTGTGATGCGCCTGACCAACCACCTCGTGGTGATGGATTTCGGCACGAAGCTGGCCGAAGGCGTGCCGGCCGACGTGCAAAAGAACCCGGCGGTGCTGGAAGCCTATCTTGGCGGCATCGACGACGACCTGCCCGAAGCGGACCAGGCCAAGCCCGTGCCCGCGGGAGGCGTGTGATGAACGCAACGACGACTCCCGTTCTCGAAGTCAGCAACCTGTCGGCGCGCTATGGCAAGGTCGGTGCGCTGGCGGGCGCCACGCTCAGCGTGCCTGCCGGCAGCATCGTCACCGTGATCGGCGCCAACGGCGCCGGCAAGTCCACCATGCTCAACGCCATCATGGGCTCTTTGCCGCAGACCGGTCACGCGGCCGGCACGGTGCAGTATGCCGGCGCGGACGTGTCGGGCTGGATGGTCGAGCGCCGCGTGGCGGCCGGCATGTCGCTGGTGCCCGAACGCCGCGAGCTCTTCGGCACCATGTCGGTGGAAGACAACCTGCTGCTGGGCGGCTTTCGCCGCTACCGCGCCCGCGAAAGCGGCTGGCGCGACACGCTGAACGAAGTGTTCGACCTGTTCCCGCGCCTGCGCGAGCGGCGCGCCCAGCAGGCCGGCACCCTGTCCGGCGGCGAACGCCAGATGCTGGCCGTGGGGCGCGCGCTCATGGCCAAGCCCAGCCTGCTGATGCTGGACGAGCCCAGCCTGGGGCTTGCGCCGCGCATCGTGCGCGAGATCTTCCACATCATCGCGCGGCTGCGCGAGACCGGCGTGGCGATCCTGCTGGTCGAGCAGAACGCCCGCGCGGCGCTGCAGGTGGCCGATTACGGCTACGTGCTGGAAACCGGCGAGGTCATCCTGCACGGCCCGGCGCGCGAACTGGCCGGCGATCCCAAGGTCATCGAAAGCTACCTGGGGTTGGGCAAGGGCGCCGAGGCGGCCTGATCGGGGACCGCACCGCGCGCAAGAACGCCGGCCGCCGAGAGGCGCCGGCGTTTTCTTTGGCCGGCCCGTTCAGGGCAGCGGCGTCCATTGCAGGATCAATTCGTTGCCCATTGCGGGATCCGACGTGGCGTGCGCGCCGGTTTCGATGCGCCCGGCCAGGCGTCGCAGGAAGGCCGCGTCGTCCCCATCGTGCACGCTGATGTCGTACCAGCCGCCGCTCGCGGACATGTCCCAGGTGAGCTCGCGCGTCTCGCCGGGAGCCAGCGCGACCTCGGTTGTGCCTGGGTGGCCGTAGGCATTGGCGGCGATGCGGCAGGCGCGCGGCCGCGCGTCGGGATTATGCAGCGACAGTCGCAACAGCGCGCCAGCGCCTGGGTAGGCCGCCGTCACGTCCAGCGCGGGTGACGCGGGCCGGACCTGTCCGGCGCAGTGCCGGTGAAAGCCATTGGGGCCCAGCACCCAAAGGTCATAGCGGCCGTGCGGCGCGGTGTTCCATGCGCCTTCCAGTACCTTGCCCGCCTCGACCGTGTAGCGCCGCGGCCCGCTTGCGAGGTCAAGCCGGTCGTACACGTGCAGCACCGCGCCCGCGGCGCCCGTGTTTTCGAACCGCAGGAACACGCGGCCGTCTTCGACGCGGGCGTGGGCATGCAGCGCATAGGGCAGGGCGCGCGACGGCCGCACGCCGGGATGCTGGCGTGCCGGCGCGGGCGCGAGCGGCGCCGGCGGCTTGACGGTGCCGGGCAGGGCTGCGGCGCGCGCCGCGCGCTCGGCGGTGGCGGGCAGGGTGCGCAGCAGGTCCTGGTCGTCCGGCGCGGCGAAATCGAACACGGACATGAGGTCGCCGCAGACCGCCCGGCGCCACGGCGAGATGTTCGGCTCGTCCACCCCGAAGCGCTGCGTGACAAAGCGCAGCACCGAGGTGTGATCGAAGACCTGCGAATTGACCCAGCCGCCCTTCGTCCAGGGCGACAGCACGTACATCGGCACGCGCGGACCCAGCCCGTAGACGCCGTGCAGGTGCGCGGGCGTGTCGTCCTGTTCGACGCCGGAAAGATGTTCGTGATATTCGCCCCGGGTGTCGACGGTGGACGCGCCGGCCAGTTCGCCCGCGGCGTTGCGCGACGGCGGCGCGGGCGGCGGCATGTGATCGAAAAAGCCGTCGTTCTCGTCGAACATCAGCAGCAGCACGGTCTTGCTCCACACCGCGGGATTGGCGGTCAGCGCATCGAGCACGCGCGCGGTGTAGTCCGCGCCCTGGGCCGGGCTGGACGGGCTGGGATGTTCGGAGCCGGCGCGGGTCGCGCAGATCCACGATACCTGCGGCAGCGTGCCGTCAAGCACGTCCTGGCGCAGCAGATCCAGGCCGCGCGTGGTCAGCGCCTTGTCCTTCAATGCCGCGACGGCGCCGGGCAGGCCGCGATACGCGTCGCGGTAGGCCTTGAACCCGGCGGTGGGATTGAGCGAGTAGTTGTCCGCCATGTCCTGGTAGATGCGCCAACTGACGCCGGCGCGTTCCAGCCGTTCGGGATACGTGGTCCAGGTATAGGCGCGCGCCGGATCGCCGCCGGTGAGCTTGTTGTACGCATTGCCCAGCGCCGGGCCGTTGCCTTGCGCCAGGCCGTCGTTGGTGCCGGTCCAGAGGAACAGGCGGTTGGTGTTGGTGCCGCCGGTGAACGAGCAATGGTAGGCGTCGCACACGGTGAAGGCGCGCGCCATTGCGTACTGGAAGGGCAGGTCGGCCTCGCCGTAGTAGGCCATCGAGTGGTTTTTCTTGGCGGCCGGCCAGTTGCCCATGCGGCCGACGTCCCAGGCGTCCTGCGCGTTGGACCAGGTGTGCGGTGTGCTGGCCAGGCGCATGGCCTCGTAGGCCGCCCGCGTGTCCAGCCGGTACGGCAGCACGGTGCGCGGCGCCCCTTCGTCCGGTCTGTCGTTGTACTGGGCCCAGACGGTGCGGTGACGCGCCTGCGGGCTGTCGGGCACCGGTATTGGAAAGCGGTCGCCAAAGCCACGCACCCCTTCCAGGCCGCCGAAATAATGGTCAAACGACCGGTTTTCCTGCATGAAGATCACGATGTGCTCCACATCGCGGATCGACCCGGTACGGCGGTTGGCCGGGATGGCCAGGGCGCGGCGGATGGCTGCGGGAAACAGCGCCAGCGCGCTGCCGGCGCCTGCCAGGGTGGCGCTGCCGCGCAGGAAATCGCGTCTGCTGTGCATGGGCTGGGCTCGCGGTCCAAAGCCCACAGCTTACGCCCGCCTTCCTGTTATTTGCCTGACGGCCAGCGGCCGCCCAGCGCGCGCGTGGCCTCGGCCGCCGCGTCCTGCACGAGCTTGCCCATTTTCTTGACGGCAGCGGGCGAATAGCGCTCTTTCGGACCGGACAGGGAAATGGCGCCGCACAGGTCCCCGTCGGGGCCGAACACGGGGCTGGCCACCGCGGCGCAGTTGGGATCGCGCTCGCCCATGGACGTGAGCATCAGGCCGGCCTCGGCGGGGGATTTGCCGTCGACCAGGTAGGCCGTCAGCAGCTTGCCTGCCGCGCCCTTGTCCAGCGGCAGCAGGTCGCCGACGCGGATGCGATCCAGCGTGGAGTGGTGCGAATCCACCCGCAGCAGGCACACGCGCGTCTGCGCGTCGTGGTAGACGTGGAACGACGCGCTTTCAGTGCCTTTGTCGACCAGCGCCTGCAGCAGCGGCAGGATGGTTTCGGTCAGGCGATAGGTGGCCTCGTAGGCGCGGCCCAGGTGGTGGGCGTAGGGGCCGAGGGCATAGCGCCCGTCGGCGCGGCGCACCACCAGGGCGGCCTTTTCCAATGAAGCGATGAGCCGCAAGAGCGTGCTCTTGTAGAACCCCGTGGCCCGGGAAAGATCGGCAAGCGTGATGGGATCGGTGCGTTGCGCGACCGCCCCGACGATGGTCAGGGCGCGTTCGACGGCGGCGACGCCGTCGGTGGAATTATCCTGAGTAGGGGTACGACTCATGGGAAAGATAGGGGGTGATTACGTGGGGGTTCCCGACTCCGGATCGATCACCCGGCTGATGACCGGGAAATAGCGGTTGCCGTGCCCCTGGGCGATCGCTGCGTCGAACCAGTGATCCACGTTGCGGGCTCCCAGCGCCTGTACGCCGGTCTGTTCCGCCAGCGCCAGCGCATAGCGCAGGTCTTTGCGGGCGTAGTCCACGGGGAAGGCTTTTTCGGGAAAGTCTGCGGGCAGGATAGCCTTTAAGCCGTGGTTGCGCAACGCGAAGCTGTCCGCCGATCCGCGCGTGAAGGTCTCCAGCAGCACGCGCGGATCGACCCCCGAACGGTGCGCGATCGCACGGGCTTCGGACAGCGCCAGCACGGTTTCGAACAGCACCATGTTGTTCAGGATCTTCACGACCTGGCCGCTGCCGATGGGGCCGCAATGCGTGATTTCGTTCGCAAAGGTCGAGACCAGCGGCTTGACGCGCGCGAACGACGCTTCATTCCCGCCGATCATGACCGACAGCGTGCCGGCTTCGGCCGCGGCGCGCGTGCGGGCCACGGGCGCGTCGATGAAGGTCGCGCCCTTGGCGGCGAACTCGCCGGCCAATTCGCGCGTCACGTCGACAGGCGAGGTGCTCAGGTCCACGATCAACTGGCCGCTGCGCGCATTCGCCAGCAGCCCGTCGGCCGCGCGGGCAAGCTGCGCGACGACTTCGCCGGACGGCAAGGACAGGAACACCACGTCGCATTCGCGCATGATCTGCGGTGCTGTCGCCGCGGCCACGTTGTGCGGCGCCAGGCGCTGCAAGGGGGCGGGGTCGTTGTCGCAGCCCAGCACGGGCACGCCGCCCTTGGCGGCCAGGTTGCGGCAGATGGGTTCGCCCATGACGCCCAGGCCGATGAAGCCGGCTCGTTGGAATTCAGGCATGAGGATGGTCTCCGATGAGGTAATGGATAGGCCGCGGCGCGCGGCCATGATTGGTCTTGGGAAAAGGCGCGCGGCCTACATGCCGAAGTAGATGCCCTTGGACTGCTGGTACAGGCGCAGCCCGCTCACGCCTTTCTCGCGGCCGATGCCGCTCTGCTTGAAGCCGCCGAAGGGCGTGGAGATGGAGAGCTGCTTGTAGGTGTTGATCCACACGCTGCCCGCTTCCAGGCGTTTGGCAACGCGCCAGGCGCGGCGGTAGTCCGCCGTCCAGATGCCCGAGGCCAGGCCATACGCGCTGTCGTTGGCCTGATCGACCAGGTCGTCCTCGTCCTCGAAGGTCAGCGCGCACAGCACCGGCCCGAAGATCTCTTCGCGGACCACGTGCGCGTCGCGCGACAGGCCGCCGAGGATGGTGGGGCGGTAGAACGCGCCCGCCGCAAGCGCATCGCCGCCGGGCCGTTCTCCGCCCAGCAGGACGTGCGCGCCGTCGCGCCGCGCGGCATCGATCATGCCTTCGATCTTCTCGCGGTGACCAAAGGACGCGATCGGCCCCATCTGCGCGCCGTCGGCGTCGGGCAGGTCGACCTTCAGGCGGCTGGCGCGCGCCACGAGCTTTTCGATGAAGGCCTTTGCGATGCTGCGCTGGACATACAGCCGCGAGCCCGCCACGCAGGACTGTCCGCTGCCTTCGAAGATGCCGCCGATGACGCCTTCAATGGCGGCGTCCTGGTCCGCGTCTTCGAACACAATGTGCGGCGACTTGCCGCCCAGCTCCAGGGCCACGGGCATCAGCTTTTCGGCCGCCGCATGCGCGATCGCGCGGCCGCTGGCGGTGCCGCCCGTGAACGACACCATGCGCACGCCGGGGTGTTCGACGAGGCGCCGGCCCACCGTCGCGCCGAGTCCGGTCACGACGTTCAGAATGCCCGGCGGCAGCCCGGCTTCGAGCGCGATGCGTCCCAGCGCCAGCGCGGGCGACGAGGTGATCTCGGACGGCTTGAGGATCACGGCGTTGCCCGCGGCCAGCGCCGGCGCGACCTTCTGCGCCTCCATCGTGAGCGGCGAGTTCCACGGCGTGATCGCCACGACGACGCCATACGGGTCGTAATGCGTCATGGACAGGTAATTGCCGCGCGGCGGCGTGACTTCCGCGCCCAGCGTCTCGCACACGCCGGCGTAGTAGCGGAAGGTGGCGGCGGCGCTGGCGACCTGGGCCTTGCATTCGGCCCACACCTTGCCGTTCTCGATCATCTGCAGGCGGGCGAGCAGGGGCGCGTTCTGGTCCATGCCGTCGGCGATGCGGCGCAGGATCGCGGCGCGCTGGTGCGGCAGCATGTCGCGCCACGCGGGCTGGCGCTGCGCTTGCCAGGCGGCCTCCACCGCCTGGTCGACCTGGGCCTCGGAGGCCGCGCTGATCAGGTAGTTGCGGGCCCCGGTGGCGGGGTTGACGGATTCGAACGCGGCGTCTTCCTGCGCGATCCATTCGCCGCCGATCAACATGGATTTAAGGGTTTCCGATGATTCGGACATGAAGTGTCGTTCCTCTCTTGATGGGCTCTGTTTCGCCCCGGCGGCAAACGGCCGGGCGCATTTATTCGTTGACAGCCTGGGTTTGAAAAAATATAAAATAGAATAAGCGTTCTGCCTAATGGAACGATAAGAATAAACCGAATCTTCAACCGATGACAAGAGGAGACCTACCCATGCAATGCAATTGGCTGCGCGCGCTGGCTTGTGCCGCGACCCTGTTCGCGGCGACGGCGCACGCCGACACCTATCCCTCGAAACCCGTGACGATGGTCGTGCCCTATCCGGCCGGCGGCGCGACCGACGTGGTCGCGCGCGCCGTGGCCGAACGCCTCACCCAGTCGTGGGGGCAATCGGTCATCGTCGAAAACCGCGCTGGCGCAGGCACGACGATCGGCGCAAGCTCCGTGGCGCGCTCGAAGGGCGACGGCTACACGCTGTTCATGACCACGTCCGCGCACACGATCAGCGGTCATCTGTACAACAAGCTGAGCTACGACCCGGTCAAGGATTTCGCGCCGATCACGCTGGTCACCAAGGTGCCTTTGGTGCTGGTGGTCAACCCCGCCGTTCCGGCGAAGACCTTGCCGGAATTTCTGGCCTACCTGAAGCAGAACGGCGGCTCGGTGAACTTCGCCTCGCCCGGCAACGGCACGGCGCAGCACCTGAGCGGCGAGCTCTTCAAGATCGCCACGCAATCGGGCATCACCCACGTGCCGTACCGCGGCGACGCGCCCGCCTTCACGGATCTCGCGGGCGGACAGGTGCAGATGATGCTGGCCACCATCACGTCGGCGCTGCCGCTGATCGAATCCGGCAAGCTGCGCGCGCTGGCCGTCGCCAACGGCAAGCGGGTGCAGGCGCTGCGCAACGTGCCC includes:
- a CDS encoding branched-chain amino acid ABC transporter permease — encoded protein: MDSSIALILLQDGVVNGAIYALLGMALVLVFAVTRVIFIPQGEFVAFGALTLAMLVDGKVPGTAYLLPLLGLVCLALELLRALRTRNAAGLPQTIATCVVLPLALFWLTKSYTAPDNSLWLNMLLTLFLVIPMGPMVYRIVYQPLAEATVLVLLIVSVAVHFALMGLALVFFGAEGWRTPAFVSGQVDLGFMSWSAQSLFVVATCALLILALWLFFGKTLYGRALRATAVNRRGARLVGISTNMSGTLTFTLAVGIGAVSGMLIAPITTVYYDTGFLIGLKGFVGAIIGGLASYPIAAAGSLLVGVLESFSSFWASAYKEVIVFTLIIPVLVWRSFSTHHADEEE
- a CDS encoding ATP-binding cassette domain-containing protein; amino-acid sequence: MNRILLAVFLVVLAGLPLVSATPEFWVTQLNYIGLASLVVLGLVLLTGVGGLTSFGQAAFVGLGAYTTAYLTTQYDVSPWLALPAGLVLTAVVAYLLGAITLRLSGHYLPLGTIAWGLSLYYLFGNIDWLGKHDGIAGIEPISIFGISLASGRHIYYLIWVFVLLALWATRNLLNSRPGRAIRALKSGAGMAESMGVNTAAYKIVIFVWAALLACVSGWLYAHMQRAVSPSPFGLNYGIEYLFMAVVGGAGYVWGALLGSSVILVLKDQLQNLLPRLLDTNANFEMIVFGVLLILMLQFARNGLWPILAGWWGSVTGADGSRRNLAPPASAPALPSRERPQAGQVVLEVDAIRKEFGGLVAVNDISFKVSSGEIMGLIGPNGAGKSTTFNLISGVLPVTRGQVTFMGQRIDNRSAREIAKMGVGRTFQHVQLLPGMTVLENVALGAHLRSDVGVLSGALHSDRAREAQLLHEAAQQLKRVGLGEFLYEQAGNLALGQQRILEIARALACDPVLLLLDEPAAGLRYKEKQDLARVLEQLRAEGMSILLVEHDMDFVMRLTNHLVVMDFGTKLAEGVPADVQKNPAVLEAYLGGIDDDLPEADQAKPVPAGGV
- a CDS encoding ABC transporter ATP-binding protein, producing MNATTTPVLEVSNLSARYGKVGALAGATLSVPAGSIVTVIGANGAGKSTMLNAIMGSLPQTGHAAGTVQYAGADVSGWMVERRVAAGMSLVPERRELFGTMSVEDNLLLGGFRRYRARESGWRDTLNEVFDLFPRLRERRAQQAGTLSGGERQMLAVGRALMAKPSLLMLDEPSLGLAPRIVREIFHIIARLRETGVAILLVEQNARAALQVADYGYVLETGEVILHGPARELAGDPKVIESYLGLGKGAEAA
- a CDS encoding phosphocholine-specific phospholipase C; this translates as MHSRRDFLRGSATLAGAGSALALFPAAIRRALAIPANRRTGSIRDVEHIVIFMQENRSFDHYFGGLEGVRGFGDRFPIPVPDSPQARHRTVWAQYNDRPDEGAPRTVLPYRLDTRAAYEAMRLASTPHTWSNAQDAWDVGRMGNWPAAKKNHSMAYYGEADLPFQYAMARAFTVCDAYHCSFTGGTNTNRLFLWTGTNDGLAQGNGPALGNAYNKLTGGDPARAYTWTTYPERLERAGVSWRIYQDMADNYSLNPTAGFKAYRDAYRGLPGAVAALKDKALTTRGLDLLRQDVLDGTLPQVSWICATRAGSEHPSPSSPAQGADYTARVLDALTANPAVWSKTVLLLMFDENDGFFDHMPPPAPPSRNAAGELAGASTVDTRGEYHEHLSGVEQDDTPAHLHGVYGLGPRVPMYVLSPWTKGGWVNSQVFDHTSVLRFVTQRFGVDEPNISPWRRAVCGDLMSVFDFAAPDDQDLLRTLPATAERAARAAALPGTVKPPAPLAPAPARQHPGVRPSRALPYALHAHARVEDGRVFLRFENTGAAGAVLHVYDRLDLASGPRRYTVEAGKVLEGAWNTAPHGRYDLWVLGPNGFHRHCAGQVRPASPALDVTAAYPGAGALLRLSLHNPDARPRACRIAANAYGHPGTTEVALAPGETRELTWDMSASGGWYDISVHDGDDAAFLRRLAGRIETGAHATSDPAMGNELILQWTPLP
- a CDS encoding IclR family transcriptional regulator translates to MSRTPTQDNSTDGVAAVERALTIVGAVAQRTDPITLADLSRATGFYKSTLLRLIASLEKAALVVRRADGRYALGPYAHHLGRAYEATYRLTETILPLLQALVDKGTESASFHVYHDAQTRVCLLRVDSHHSTLDRIRVGDLLPLDKGAAGKLLTAYLVDGKSPAEAGLMLTSMGERDPNCAAVASPVFGPDGDLCGAISLSGPKERYSPAAVKKMGKLVQDAAAEATRALGGRWPSGK
- a CDS encoding NAD(P)-dependent oxidoreductase, which gives rise to MPEFQRAGFIGLGVMGEPICRNLAAKGGVPVLGCDNDPAPLQRLAPHNVAAATAPQIMRECDVVFLSLPSGEVVAQLARAADGLLANARSGQLIVDLSTSPVDVTRELAGEFAAKGATFIDAPVARTRAAAEAGTLSVMIGGNEASFARVKPLVSTFANEITHCGPIGSGQVVKILNNMVLFETVLALSEARAIAHRSGVDPRVLLETFTRGSADSFALRNHGLKAILPADFPEKAFPVDYARKDLRYALALAEQTGVQALGARNVDHWFDAAIAQGHGNRYFPVISRVIDPESGTPT
- a CDS encoding aldehyde dehydrogenase; the protein is MSESSETLKSMLIGGEWIAQEDAAFESVNPATGARNYLISAASEAQVDQAVEAAWQAQRQPAWRDMLPHQRAAILRRIADGMDQNAPLLARLQMIENGKVWAECKAQVASAAATFRYYAGVCETLGAEVTPPRGNYLSMTHYDPYGVVVAITPWNSPLTMEAQKVAPALAAGNAVILKPSEITSSPALALGRIALEAGLPPGILNVVTGLGATVGRRLVEHPGVRMVSFTGGTASGRAIAHAAAEKLMPVALELGGKSPHIVFEDADQDAAIEGVIGGIFEGSGQSCVAGSRLYVQRSIAKAFIEKLVARASRLKVDLPDADGAQMGPIASFGHREKIEGMIDAARRDGAHVLLGGERPGGDALAAGAFYRPTILGGLSRDAHVVREEIFGPVLCALTFEDEDDLVDQANDSAYGLASGIWTADYRRAWRVAKRLEAGSVWINTYKQLSISTPFGGFKQSGIGREKGVSGLRLYQQSKGIYFGM
- a CDS encoding tripartite tricarboxylate transporter substrate binding protein, giving the protein MQCNWLRALACAATLFAATAHADTYPSKPVTMVVPYPAGGATDVVARAVAERLTQSWGQSVIVENRAGAGTTIGASSVARSKGDGYTLFMTTSAHTISGHLYNKLSYDPVKDFAPITLVTKVPLVLVVNPAVPAKTLPEFLAYLKQNGGSVNFASPGNGTAQHLSGELFKIATQSGITHVPYRGDAPAFTDLAGGQVQMMLATITSALPLIESGKLRALAVANGKRVQALRNVPTFAEAGMPGFEAATWFGLLAPASIPQEQAQRIYEDVSRIVATPDMQKRLEGLGGEVVNSTPKAFAAFMNQEEEKWGQAVKASGAVAAQ